Proteins encoded by one window of Verrucomicrobiia bacterium:
- a CDS encoding DUF4405 domain-containing protein — translation MADPAMSSMKRASFSWRALTSVLVLAGFIILVVTGIMLFVSPPGRVANWTNWTLLGLTKKQWTALHVCFSALFLGVSVVHLLLNWRPMVGYFKDRLAGRLGFRWEWATALLLCAGVAVGTHFAWPPFKQLLAWNEALKESWETPGRRAPIPHAELLSLAELARQAGVALEVATQRLAAAGLSVESPEVQVQELAQRHNRSAQQIYDVMVATPGGRGKGRQGGGGGAGGGGGGVGWKTLAQFCQDEKIALDTALQRLGEHKIQASTNQTLREIAVANGFSRPFELVEILRGDAKKH, via the coding sequence ATGGCTGATCCAGCGATGTCCTCAATGAAACGCGCCTCTTTTAGCTGGCGGGCGCTAACGTCAGTTCTTGTCCTGGCCGGTTTTATCATTCTGGTGGTTACCGGCATCATGCTGTTCGTGTCGCCACCGGGACGGGTGGCCAATTGGACCAACTGGACTTTGCTGGGGCTGACCAAAAAACAATGGACGGCTCTGCATGTCTGTTTCAGCGCACTGTTCCTGGGAGTGTCCGTGGTCCATCTTCTCCTGAACTGGCGGCCCATGGTGGGGTATTTCAAGGATCGTCTGGCGGGGCGGCTTGGATTTCGCTGGGAATGGGCCACCGCCCTTCTTCTTTGCGCGGGGGTGGCGGTGGGGACGCATTTTGCCTGGCCGCCGTTCAAGCAGTTGCTGGCCTGGAATGAAGCCCTCAAAGAGAGCTGGGAAACGCCCGGCCGGCGCGCCCCGATCCCCCATGCCGAACTGCTTTCCCTGGCCGAACTGGCCCGCCAGGCAGGGGTGGCCCTGGAGGTAGCCACCCAACGTCTGGCGGCGGCAGGCCTGAGCGTGGAATCGCCTGAGGTACAAGTGCAGGAGCTGGCCCAACGCCACAACCGCTCCGCCCAACAAATATATGATGTCATGGTGGCCACCCCCGGCGGGCGTGGCAAGGGGCGCCAGGGGGGCGGCGGCGGAGCAGGAGGAGGCGGAGGCGGCGTGGGGTGGAAGACCCTTGCCCAGTTTTGCCAGGATGAAAAAATCGCGCTGGACACTGCCTTGCAGCGATTGGGCGAACATAAAATCCAAGCCTCAACGAACCAAACCCTGCGGGAGATTGCCGTGGCGAACGGGTTCTCCCGCCCCTTTGAACTGGTGGAGATCCTGCGCGGGGATGCCAAAAAACATTGA